The proteins below come from a single Buchnera aphidicola (Thelaxes californica) genomic window:
- the fldA gene encoding flavodoxin FldA gives MKKIGIFFGTDTGNTENIANIIKKKLSNYDIKIFDISNATIKDIEQYQNIIFGIPTWYYGEIQCDWNDFIPNLKKINFKGKKIALFGCGDQEDYSEYFCDALYYIYKIIKKRKGECVGKWSTSGYNFTASKSLLNEKYFLGLIIDEDRQPEQTLKRVNKWVEQIIVEFR, from the coding sequence ATGAAAAAAATAGGAATTTTTTTTGGTACTGATACCGGAAATACAGAAAATATTGCAAATATAATTAAAAAAAAATTAAGTAATTATGACATAAAAATTTTTGATATTTCAAATGCTACAATTAAAGATATAGAGCAATATCAAAATATTATTTTTGGTATTCCGACTTGGTATTATGGAGAAATACAGTGTGATTGGAATGATTTTATACCTAATTTAAAAAAAATAAATTTTAAAGGAAAAAAAATTGCTCTTTTTGGATGTGGTGATCAAGAAGATTATTCTGAATATTTTTGTGATGCTTTATATTATATTTATAAAATAATCAAAAAAAGAAAAGGAGAATGTGTTGGAAAATGGTCTACTTCTGGATATAATTTTACTGCTTCTAAATCATTATTAAATGAAAAATATTTTTTAGGACTAATTATAGATGAAGATAGACAACCAGAGCAAACATTAAAACGCGTTAATAAATGGGTTGAACAAATTATTGTAGAATTTAGATAA